The following are encoded in a window of Vicia villosa cultivar HV-30 ecotype Madison, WI unplaced genomic scaffold, Vvil1.0 ctg.001584F_1_1, whole genome shotgun sequence genomic DNA:
- the LOC131635890 gene encoding protein MAIN-LIKE 1-like — MRTRGRDGTVADRAIDRADARAWAAADEVHEDEVDEVEEVAVVWEPTVAEDPVAVVEEQVPVADEEVPRVEERVALVEEGVAEVRVAHDTDTTTGASTKASVHIDGGFPGGPSDRSVLTGYLDHVAYRIWQGEERLVLKLTSYRSKLKNFPERPMPEQVVRIVWDFHLLDFAGCSLTMLETPLLSAFVERWHPETSSFHLPFGEMTVTLDDVHSLFHLPIAGTFLTPVHREQATAVHMVMDALEVDELAVLKEFDDTRGFHLRMSWLRRVYQELVDAGRYQAAAMAYKLHLVACTLFADKYGVYIDCWIYEHFPRICERNTQCCTAANPCARRWKARQTLPGDRPLMEYRRRLDALTLDDVIWIPWESHVARHLPERCLRQFGYIQGIPRPVSEAPAGDIDRWFQSHILSSPREIIDTSVAVQQPGQCQDGYLECFLSVSHPRVSPSAAASDVPGPSSTRASSPPPPPPPAGDQDSRLEYIAVHLDSLMGLVNPDGEVHSILARLADVARGGPM; from the exons atgagGACTAGAGGCAGAGATGGTACTGTTGCGGATCGGGCCATTGATAGAGCCGATGCTCGTGCTTGGGCGGCTGCTGATGAG GTGCATGAGGATGAGGTTGATGAGGTTGAGGAGGTGGCTGTTGTTTGGGAGCCGACTGTTGCTGAGGATCCGGTGGCTGTTGTTGAGGAGCAGGTACCTGTTGCTGATGAGGAGGTGCCTAGAGTTGAGGAGCGGGTGGCTCTGGTTGAGGAGGGGGTTGCTGAGGTGCGGGTGGCTCATGATACGGACACCACCACAGGTGCATCTACAAAGGCATCAGTACACATTGATGGGGGTTTTCCAGGAGGACCTTCTGACAGGTCCGTTTTGACAGGATATTTGGACCATGTCGCTTATAGGATATGGCAGGGCGAG gAGCGTCTAGTGCTGAAGCTCACTTCGTACAGGtcgaagttgaagaacttcccCGAAAGACCGATGCCTGAGCAGGTGGTGAGGATAGTTTGGGACTTTCATTTATTGGACTTTGCTGGATGCTCCCTGACGATGCTGGAAACCCCTCTATTATCAGCTTTTGTTGAGAGATGGCACCCGGAGACATCATCATTTCATCTTCCATTTGGGGAGATGACGGTGACTCTGGATGATGTGCATTCCCTATTTCACCTTCCGATAGCAGGTACGTTTTTAACACCAGTTCATAGGGAACAGGCGACGGCGGTGCACATGGTGATGGATGCTTTAGAGGTTGATGAGCTGGCTGTGCTCAAGGAGTTTGATGACACTCGGGGCTTTCACCTTAGGATGTCTTGGTTGAGGAGGGTTTATCAAGAGCTTGTCGATGCAGGGAGGTACCAGGCTGCCGCTATGGCGTACAAGCTACATCTAGtggcatgtactctctttgcGGACAAGTATGGAGTTTACATAGAT TGTTGGATTTACGAGCACTTCCCTCGCATCTGTGAGCGGAATACCCAGTGTTGTACGGCTGCTAACCCTTGTGCGAGAAGGTGGAAGGCCAGACAGACCCTTCCAGGAGACAGACCCTTGATGGAGTATAGGCGGAGGCTGGATGCTCTGACGCTGGATGATGTCATATGGATACC ATGGGAGAGCCATGTGGCTAGACACTTGCCTGAGAGGTGTCTACGCCAGTTTGGTTATATACAGGGCATCCCACGACCAGTCTCAGAGGCTCCAGCTGGTGACATTGATCGGTGGTTTCAGAGTCACATTCTCAGCTCCCCCCGTGAGATCATTGATACATCCGTTGCGGTTCAGCAGCCTGGACAGTGTCAGGATGGATACCTGGAGTGTTTCCTCAGTGTGTCACACCCTAGGGTCAGCCCATCTGCCGCAGCATCTGATGTTCCAGGGCCTTCGAGTACCAGGGCTTCTTCaccgccaccaccaccacctcccgCTGGTGACCAGGACAGCCGCCTGGAGTACATCGCAGTTCACTTGGATAGCCTCATGGGTTTGGTGAACCCTGATGGTGAGGTTCATAGTATTTTAGCTAGGTTGGCGGATGTTGCCCGTGGAGGACCTATGTAG